Part of the Paenibacillus kyungheensis genome, ATGTTAGAAAAAGCAGGGTTTGATTCGATTCAGATCATGGAACCATGTATTGATGATATTTCGGTAAGCAAATTGCGCGAGTACGAAGAGCAATATGATCATCCGAAATGGGGTGATGAACAGTATCATGCTCCTTTTGTTATCTATAAAGCTATAAAATCGGTGTAAGCATGGGATAGACAAATTGCTACGAAGAGGTGGGATCATGATAATGAGGAATAGTACAGCTTGTCAAAAAGGGTTTTTGGTATTTATTTCGTTTTTGCTGATGTTTGGTATTATGCCGAATGCGAGTTACAGCTATGCAGCAGCAACCGATCAACCGACAGTCATCAATGTAGCTTTATACGATTATGTTCCTGATCCCGAGCGTTTTCAGCAAGCGGTCGTAAAAAATTGGGCAGAAGTTGAACCCAATGTACGCTTGAATTTTGTTAAATGGGATGGATATGAAGCCGATCCAGATGCGAATGTAGATGTGTTTGTATTTGATGCGATCTTTTTATCCCATTTTGTAGACAAAGGATACTTGAAAGCGATACCACAGAATCAAATTCAAGATCGCCAAGATATTATTGATTTTGCAATGGAAGGATGCACAGTAAATGGAGCAGCCTACTGTATTCCACAAATTGTGTGTACTAATTTATTATTTTATCGGGAAGATGATACAGCCCTTGCCTCTGTCCGTAGTGTACCGGACTTATATCGCATTTTAGGTGAACGACAATCAACAGGCGTTATTCCTGACAATAACGAAGGATTGCTGATCGACATGTCTGGTGGTACTACCAAAGCAGCCATGTATCTGGATGCGTTGTTAGACACCCGTCAACAATATACGGATTATACTGTTTTGCCTGATCCTAATACGTTAAATTCAAAAGCATTTAAAAGTCTAAAACAATTACAAAAAATGGGCGGTAAAGATCAGATTGAGTACTGGCCTGACAACAACGATGCTTATATCCGAGCAGATTGGTTCCGTAGTGGTATAGGTCGTGCATTTATTGGATATACCGAAGCGATGTCCAGTATGGGTGATTATGCAGATGATGTGAATTTTAAAACCATCTCAATGTCGAGTAAAACAGATATTCCTGTTTTTTATGGAGATATGGTTGGTGTGAATTCGGCAATTACAGATCCTGCTAAGCAAGATATTGCGATCAAATTAGCAAATGTGATTACAGCGAGTCAAACGATGGTAGATGCTATTTCTCCAAATGAAGCTAAAGTGTATCCTCAATATTTGTTACCTGCAAGACATAGTATATACGAAAAAATGCAGCAACAATTCCCGATTTATAGCCAATTGATCCCGATTGCTACTCATCCCGATAATAAAATATTCAAAATGGGACCGGATGCAAGAAATTGGATCGAACAAGCTAAAGTAACGATTACAGATCGATTAGCAACTGTAGCTGTTCAGTAACCAAAGCTACTTCTATTCTAGTAAGATTAGGAGACTGATGATGAAAAAACTACTAACGATTGCTGGTTCTGATTGTAGTGGAGGTGCTGGAATACAGGCGGATCTCAAAACATTTTCAGCGTATGGTGTATTCGGTATGAGTGTGATTGTATCTGTAGTGGCTGAGAATACAGCGCGTGTCATAAGTATTCAGAATATCACCCCAGAAGTAATCAGTGATCAGATCGATGCAATCTATGAAGATATAGGAACAGATGCTGTCAAGATTGGTATGTTATCCGATCATGAATGTATGGAAGCTGTTGGTTATAAGCTGAAGCAGTATCGTCCGAAGCATATTGTGATCGATCCTGTGATGTATGCCAAAAATGGAAGCCCACTCATGCAACAAGATGCTGTAGGTACATTGATTCGAGATATTTTACCATTTGCGGATGTACTGACGCCTAATATTCCAGAAGCAGAGCGGATCACTGGGATAACGATTGAATCGATACATGATATGGAAGAAGCCGCTAAGCGAATAGCCGATCAAGGTGTCCGTCATGTTCTTGTTAAAGGTGGACATTCACTTGGCGATGAAGCCACAGATATACTGTATGATGGTCAGCAGATGTATTACTTTACAGAAAAACGAATAGACACTTTGAATACGCATGGTACAGGATGTACGTATTCTTCTGCTATTGCAGCAGGGCTTGCCTTAACTGATAATTTGCACGAAGCGGTGAAGCAGGCCAAAGCTTATGTAACGACAGCGATTCGTCATTCACTTCATATAGGTTCAGGTCCGGGACCTACACATCATTTTTATGATTTGTATCAACATGGACTACAGCGGAGTGATCCCACCAAGCAGATTTGATAAGTAGGGTTAGACAGCGAAATATCTGACCCATGAAGTACAATGAAAGTAATAAACAGATTAGAGGGATATCCTTTAATCTGTTTATTTTTTGCTACCATAGCTGTATCCTAATAAAAAGTAATATAAAGCGAATAAGGAGACAATAAAGTATGCGACGAAAAACAAAAGGATCTAAGCGAAAAAGAGAGAAAAAAATAGAATCTTTTTTGCACAGTGTATTAGATATGTTCTTCTGGTGGAGATAGGATGACTTGTAACAAAAAGTATAAAATAACAAACATGATAAGTAATCATTTTTATGTATATCGTTTGACATCTTTGATTTAAGGGTAAAGTAATAAAGGACGAAGATGCTAAAGTAATCTTGTT contains:
- the bcmE gene encoding thiamine pyridinylase, with the protein product MRNSTACQKGFLVFISFLLMFGIMPNASYSYAAATDQPTVINVALYDYVPDPERFQQAVVKNWAEVEPNVRLNFVKWDGYEADPDANVDVFVFDAIFLSHFVDKGYLKAIPQNQIQDRQDIIDFAMEGCTVNGAAYCIPQIVCTNLLFYREDDTALASVRSVPDLYRILGERQSTGVIPDNNEGLLIDMSGGTTKAAMYLDALLDTRQQYTDYTVLPDPNTLNSKAFKSLKQLQKMGGKDQIEYWPDNNDAYIRADWFRSGIGRAFIGYTEAMSSMGDYADDVNFKTISMSSKTDIPVFYGDMVGVNSAITDPAKQDIAIKLANVITASQTMVDAISPNEAKVYPQYLLPARHSIYEKMQQQFPIYSQLIPIATHPDNKIFKMGPDARNWIEQAKVTITDRLATVAVQ
- the thiD gene encoding bifunctional hydroxymethylpyrimidine kinase/phosphomethylpyrimidine kinase, which translates into the protein MKKLLTIAGSDCSGGAGIQADLKTFSAYGVFGMSVIVSVVAENTARVISIQNITPEVISDQIDAIYEDIGTDAVKIGMLSDHECMEAVGYKLKQYRPKHIVIDPVMYAKNGSPLMQQDAVGTLIRDILPFADVLTPNIPEAERITGITIESIHDMEEAAKRIADQGVRHVLVKGGHSLGDEATDILYDGQQMYYFTEKRIDTLNTHGTGCTYSSAIAAGLALTDNLHEAVKQAKAYVTTAIRHSLHIGSGPGPTHHFYDLYQHGLQRSDPTKQI